In Rhodospirillales bacterium, a genomic segment contains:
- a CDS encoding phosphoglucosamine mutase, translating into MKRRLFGTDGIRGTANCEPMTASTALRVGMAAGLHFRRGAHQHRALIGKDTRLSGYMLEPALTAGLISMGMDVILVGPLPTPAVALLTRSMRCDLGLMLSASHNPYEDNGIKLFGPDGHKLSDEVESAIEAHIANGMDEQLAAPGRLGRARRLEDVKGRYVEFAKQTFPKGLTLSGLRIVLDCANGAGYRVAPEVLWELGAEIIPIGVTPDGCNINQDCGSTAPEEMRQKVIEYRADFGIALDGDGDRAVMTDEHGNLIDGDQVMAMIADTWNSSGRLKGNGVVATVMSNLGLERFLQARGLKLQRTQVGDRYVVEHMRKHGFNIGGEQSGHIIFSDYTTTGDGLIAALQVLAAVTRAQRRASEVCRVFEPLPQQLRNVRYNGGQPLDGDKVKKAIAMGEKTLGTGGRLLIRKSGTEPVIRVMAEGEDSVVLARIIDDICTEIQQAAH; encoded by the coding sequence ATGAAACGGCGGTTATTCGGAACGGACGGAATCCGCGGGACGGCCAACTGCGAGCCGATGACGGCGAGCACTGCGCTCCGCGTCGGCATGGCGGCGGGGCTTCATTTCCGCCGCGGCGCACACCAGCACCGCGCCTTGATCGGCAAGGACACGCGGTTGTCCGGCTACATGCTGGAGCCTGCGTTGACCGCCGGCCTTATCTCCATGGGCATGGACGTGATCCTTGTGGGGCCGCTGCCGACGCCGGCGGTGGCGCTGTTGACGCGCTCAATGCGCTGCGATCTCGGCTTGATGCTGTCTGCCTCGCACAACCCCTACGAGGACAACGGCATCAAGCTGTTCGGCCCGGATGGACACAAGCTCTCGGATGAGGTCGAGAGTGCGATCGAGGCGCACATCGCCAATGGCATGGACGAGCAGCTGGCCGCACCCGGTCGCCTCGGCCGGGCCCGCCGCCTGGAGGACGTCAAGGGCCGTTATGTGGAGTTCGCCAAGCAGACCTTCCCGAAGGGGCTCACGTTGTCCGGGCTTCGCATCGTTCTTGACTGCGCCAACGGGGCCGGTTACCGGGTCGCGCCGGAAGTGCTGTGGGAACTGGGCGCCGAGATCATTCCGATCGGGGTGACGCCGGACGGCTGCAACATCAATCAGGATTGCGGATCGACGGCGCCTGAGGAAATGCGCCAGAAGGTCATTGAATATCGCGCCGACTTCGGCATTGCCCTGGATGGCGACGGCGACCGGGCGGTGATGACCGACGAGCACGGCAACCTCATCGACGGCGACCAGGTCATGGCGATGATCGCCGACACCTGGAATTCGAGCGGCCGCCTGAAAGGAAACGGCGTCGTCGCAACGGTGATGTCCAATCTCGGCCTCGAGCGCTTCCTGCAAGCACGGGGGCTGAAGCTCCAGCGCACCCAGGTCGGCGACCGCTACGTGGTCGAACACATGCGCAAACACGGCTTCAACATTGGCGGCGAGCAGTCCGGGCACATCATTTTCAGCGACTACACCACGACGGGCGATGGCCTGATCGCCGCCTTGCAGGTTCTCGCGGCCGTCACTCGAGCGCAACGCCGGGCGAGCGAAGTATGCCGGGTCTTCGAGCCGCTGCCGCAACAGCTCCGTAACGTGCGCTACAACGGCGGCCAGCCCCTCGACGGCGACAAGGTCAAGAAAGCCATCGCCATGGGCGAGAAGACGCTCGGCACCGGCGGACGGCTGTTGATCCGCAAATCCGGAACCGAACCGGTTATCCGCGTCATGGCCGAGGGCGAGGACAGCGTCGTGCTCGCGAGGATCATCGACGACATTTGCACGGAGATCCAACAAGCGGCTCATTGA
- the thiD gene encoding bifunctional hydroxymethylpyrimidine kinase/phosphomethylpyrimidine kinase: MDGRVLIVAGSDSGGGAGIQADLKTVTALGAFGMSAVTALTAQNTEGVFGIHDVPAEFVAEQMGVVLRDIGADCVKIGMLHRPEIIETVCAVLEAEAPSVPVVVDPVMVAKGGHKLLAEDAVSVLKSRLIPMARIVTPNLPEAVVLANACAPSANEDLQLDPWRLAGAVLALGAEAVLVKGGHAEGDEVVDVLMDRKGVRETFRSRRHDTRNTHGTGCTLASAIAAGLAQNLSLRDSVQRARAYVWEAIRTAPNYGRGHGPLNHAHTVRRFNSTDAS, from the coding sequence TTGGACGGCAGAGTCCTCATCGTCGCCGGATCGGATTCAGGAGGCGGCGCCGGCATTCAGGCGGATCTGAAGACGGTCACGGCGCTCGGTGCGTTCGGCATGTCGGCGGTGACGGCGCTGACCGCCCAGAACACCGAGGGCGTGTTCGGCATCCATGACGTGCCGGCCGAGTTCGTGGCCGAGCAAATGGGCGTGGTGCTGCGAGACATAGGCGCCGACTGCGTCAAGATCGGCATGTTGCACCGGCCGGAGATCATCGAGACCGTGTGCGCGGTATTGGAAGCCGAAGCACCATCGGTGCCGGTGGTGGTCGATCCTGTGATGGTTGCCAAGGGTGGGCACAAGCTTCTGGCCGAGGATGCTGTTTCGGTGCTCAAGTCCCGCCTCATCCCCATGGCGCGCATCGTGACCCCCAATCTTCCCGAGGCCGTGGTGCTGGCGAATGCTTGTGCACCGAGCGCCAATGAGGACCTGCAGCTCGATCCTTGGCGTCTCGCCGGAGCGGTGCTGGCGCTCGGCGCGGAAGCGGTTCTGGTCAAGGGCGGCCACGCGGAGGGCGACGAGGTCGTCGACGTGCTGATGGACCGCAAGGGCGTACGGGAGACGTTTCGCAGCCGCAGGCACGATACCCGCAACACCCACGGCACCGGCTGCACCCTCGCTTCGGCCATCGCCGCAGGCCTCGCGCAGAACCTGAGCTTGCGGGACTCGGTGCAGCGAGCGCGCGCCTACGTTTGGGAGGCGATCCGGACGGCCCCGAACTACGGTCGCGGGCATGGCCCCCTGAACCACGCCCACACCGTCCGGCGCTTTAACTCCACGGACGCGTCGTAG
- a CDS encoding translocation/assembly module TamB domain-containing protein: MNARWSGGVVNVDGRVQGVGDSDLVMTGRLPLKVDARTMEVDVGDTTPIAAQVNWQGALQPLIEALPIDGHRLSGEGKIDVSASGTIAAPRLRGAVTVANGRYENLEYGTVIGGLDLAVRMDPNQPVEVTLSGTDGRSGRLSGQGRIPLDKSQGDLDVSVDVREATLVRRDDVTATINGDVRFVRGSQLATLTGRIQPTRIEARLVNRMPPSVVDLNPVEIDKDGEVIRARVEPDGDAAIPLDLDLTIDMPGNVFVRGRGLESEWKGNLAVTGPANEPRVKGKLEIVRGEFSFVGTTFDLTKGVVEFASSRKIDPRLDIIAEHKRDDITGIIAVSGLASDPQIELRSIPALPESEVLPRVLFGKTAGEMGPGEAAQLALALDALRTGDSGLVDASRNLLGVDTLSIDPGSGDGGSAVRAGKNIGDRVYIETKQGTKPGTTEYSAEVKITDRLSLEAELSEGTSETQEFIGLKWQWDY; this comes from the coding sequence ATGAACGCGCGCTGGTCGGGCGGCGTCGTCAACGTGGACGGTCGGGTGCAGGGCGTCGGCGACAGCGATCTGGTGATGACCGGGCGGCTGCCGCTGAAGGTCGATGCGCGCACCATGGAGGTCGACGTGGGCGACACGACACCCATCGCCGCACAGGTCAACTGGCAGGGCGCCCTGCAGCCGCTGATCGAGGCGCTGCCCATCGACGGCCACCGGCTGAGCGGTGAAGGCAAGATCGACGTCTCCGCGTCCGGCACCATCGCTGCGCCGCGCCTCCGGGGTGCGGTCACCGTCGCCAACGGACGCTACGAGAACCTTGAATACGGCACGGTCATCGGCGGCTTGGACCTCGCCGTGCGCATGGACCCCAATCAGCCGGTCGAGGTAACGCTGTCCGGGACGGACGGCCGTTCCGGGCGCCTGTCGGGACAGGGGCGGATTCCGCTCGACAAGAGCCAGGGGGATCTGGATGTCAGCGTCGATGTCCGCGAGGCGACGCTGGTACGGCGTGACGATGTCACCGCGACCATCAACGGTGACGTGCGCTTCGTCCGGGGCTCGCAGCTTGCGACCCTGACCGGCCGCATTCAGCCGACGCGGATCGAAGCCCGCCTCGTCAACCGGATGCCGCCTTCGGTCGTCGACCTCAACCCGGTGGAGATCGACAAGGACGGAGAAGTCATCCGGGCGCGAGTCGAGCCGGACGGGGACGCCGCGATTCCGTTGGACCTGGATCTGACCATCGACATGCCGGGCAACGTGTTCGTCCGCGGCCGCGGGCTGGAATCTGAATGGAAGGGCAACCTCGCCGTCACTGGTCCGGCCAACGAGCCGCGGGTCAAGGGCAAGCTCGAGATCGTGCGCGGCGAGTTCTCGTTCGTCGGCACGACGTTCGATCTGACCAAAGGTGTGGTGGAGTTCGCGTCATCCCGCAAGATAGATCCACGCCTGGACATCATCGCCGAGCACAAGCGCGACGACATCACCGGCATCATCGCTGTCTCCGGGCTGGCCTCGGACCCCCAGATCGAACTGAGGTCGATCCCGGCGCTGCCTGAGAGCGAGGTTCTGCCGCGGGTCCTGTTCGGCAAGACCGCCGGCGAGATGGGGCCGGGGGAAGCCGCGCAGCTTGCCCTGGCGCTCGACGCGCTGCGAACCGGCGACAGCGGCTTGGTGGACGCCTCGCGCAACCTGCTCGGGGTCGATACGCTGTCGATCGACCCGGGCAGCGGCGACGGCGGCTCTGCGGTGCGCGCCGGCAAGAACATCGGCGACCGCGTCTACATCGAAACCAAGCAGGGCACCAAGCCGGGGACGACGGAGTACAGCGCCGAGGTCAAGATCACCGATCGCCTGTCCCTTGAAGCCGAGTTGAGCGAAGGCACCTCGGAAACCCAGGAGTTCATCGGCCTCAAGTGGCAGTGGGACTATTAG
- a CDS encoding amino acid ABC transporter substrate-binding protein: MRITGFLLASALLVTGAAVAQDTPDTLSEIKKRGTMVIGYRDDARPFSYKGDDGQPTGYSVDLCRKIADEVKRATGLETLDIQYKPVPSADRIAMVASGDVDIECSSSTHTLERREQVDFTLATFVTGAEMLTGKDSGINDIADVAGKTVGVLKGTTTEEGLTAALKATAVDAEVKSFASHDEGIEALKNNQIQAYFADRILLLGLAKTFPDPSQYQLSGRFYSYEPYALVVRKGDTAFRLAADRALSELYRSGEVWKLYSKYFGEANPSELLVALYILNGIPVR, translated from the coding sequence GTGAGGATCACTGGCTTTTTGTTGGCATCGGCGTTGCTTGTTACCGGGGCTGCGGTCGCGCAGGACACGCCGGATACGTTGAGCGAAATCAAGAAGCGCGGGACGATGGTGATCGGCTACCGCGACGATGCGCGGCCGTTCTCCTATAAGGGCGACGACGGGCAACCGACGGGCTACAGTGTCGATCTGTGCCGGAAGATCGCCGACGAGGTAAAGCGCGCCACTGGCCTCGAAACGCTCGACATCCAGTACAAGCCGGTACCGTCGGCCGATCGCATCGCGATGGTGGCAAGCGGCGATGTGGACATCGAATGCAGTTCCAGCACCCACACGCTGGAGCGACGCGAACAGGTCGACTTCACTCTCGCCACCTTCGTGACCGGCGCCGAAATGTTGACGGGAAAAGACTCAGGCATCAACGATATTGCGGATGTCGCCGGCAAGACGGTCGGGGTTCTGAAGGGGACGACGACCGAGGAGGGACTGACGGCCGCGCTCAAAGCGACCGCCGTTGACGCCGAGGTCAAGTCATTCGCAAGCCATGATGAGGGCATCGAAGCGCTCAAGAACAATCAAATCCAGGCCTACTTCGCGGACCGCATCCTGTTGCTGGGGCTGGCAAAGACCTTCCCCGATCCTTCCCAGTACCAACTCTCCGGGCGGTTCTACTCTTATGAGCCTTATGCGTTGGTGGTGCGCAAAGGCGACACCGCCTTCCGGCTCGCCGCCGACCGGGCGCTCTCCGAATTGTATCGATCCGGGGAGGTGTGGAAGCTCTACAGCAAGTACTTTGGCGAAGCCAACCCGAGCGAGCTTCTCGTCGCCCTCTATATCCTGAACGGCATTCCCGTCCGATAG
- a CDS encoding Hsp20/alpha crystallin family protein, which translates to MNVRDLIPWSRDREVAVARRDVEHPFFGLQREVDRLFEDFWRGFNAPAQARTGAGLGAVAPRVDVAEDENEIVVTAELPGIDEKDVELTLADNALIIAGEKKAETEKSGQGYRYTERSFGSFRRAIPFEVDVVGDKVEASFKNGVLTVTLPKSPEARARARKIEIKGRDSGGEEPKLVSDAAEKSVA; encoded by the coding sequence TTGAATGTCCGTGACTTGATCCCATGGAGCCGTGACAGGGAGGTGGCCGTCGCGCGTCGCGATGTCGAACATCCGTTCTTCGGGTTGCAGCGCGAAGTGGATCGCCTCTTCGAGGATTTCTGGCGCGGCTTCAACGCACCGGCGCAGGCTCGCACGGGCGCCGGTTTGGGCGCGGTAGCCCCTCGGGTCGACGTCGCCGAAGATGAGAACGAAATCGTCGTCACCGCCGAGTTGCCCGGCATCGACGAGAAGGACGTTGAGTTGACCCTGGCAGACAACGCGCTGATCATCGCCGGCGAGAAGAAGGCCGAAACCGAGAAGAGCGGACAGGGCTACCGCTACACCGAGCGCTCGTTCGGCTCGTTCCGCCGCGCAATTCCGTTCGAGGTCGACGTTGTCGGGGACAAGGTCGAGGCGAGTTTCAAGAACGGCGTGTTGACCGTCACCCTGCCCAAGTCTCCCGAAGCCCGCGCCAGGGCCAGGAAGATCGAGATCAAGGGCCGCGACAGCGGCGGCGAGGAGCCGAAGCTGGTGTCCGACGCCGCGGAGAAATCGGTCGCGTAA
- a CDS encoding outer membrane protein assembly factor, which yields MRQAWTLAGSVAARQAGVLIAVALLLVAASAVVRAEDASVAFLGLGKLFGLEDDDKDGGIEEPPQADGIDYTVDIKGVDDNSGLKSTLEKSALLNSLKDKPPPIRAGLVRRIEGDVERFNTVLRSEGYYSGDVAYDLNTEKTPAQITITVTSGPPYTLASYDMRYAESGDAGAAAGAPQVPPLEDLGLAIGDQARGAAIVAAEGRAIDRLQDEAHPFAKQVDRRVVVDHGAKTVAVDVVIDPGPRAAFGTTSVEGLERVEEDYVRQWIPWKEGEPYSERKVADLRSDLVKTGLFDSVAIDYPQQLNAAGELDATLQVQEGKPRSIGFGVGYSTDRGPGAKVFWRHRNLLGRDEDLEVSLGGDPLQQEGSISFVRPNLGREDRNFFAEALFRNNATDAFDGLEANATSGLEWPLSERWSASLAGSIDYSDLTDNDDRTESLLFGVPASVRYQGSDDEFNPTEGINLDLAVTPYTGTSSEKSLLFNVAEGTVRGYYPIDADRRYVLAGRLRLGSIVGEETEDIPANKRLYAGGGGSVRGYAFQTVGPLDADDDPVGGRSKLVFSAELRARVWGDIGVVPFVDGGNVYDSVLPDFSDPVLWAAGLGLRYYTGVGPLRFDVAFPINRRDGVDDSFQFYFSIGQAF from the coding sequence ATGCGACAGGCCTGGACACTCGCGGGAAGCGTGGCCGCCCGTCAGGCCGGTGTACTCATCGCCGTTGCTTTATTGCTGGTGGCCGCTTCGGCGGTCGTGCGCGCCGAGGATGCGTCGGTCGCGTTTCTCGGCCTTGGCAAGCTTTTCGGCTTGGAGGATGACGACAAAGACGGCGGCATCGAAGAGCCTCCGCAAGCCGATGGCATTGACTATACGGTGGACATAAAGGGCGTCGACGACAACAGCGGCTTGAAGAGCACGCTCGAGAAAAGCGCTCTGCTCAACTCCCTGAAGGACAAGCCACCGCCGATTCGAGCCGGGCTGGTGCGCCGCATTGAAGGCGACGTCGAACGGTTCAACACGGTTCTGCGCTCGGAAGGCTACTACTCAGGCGATGTCGCGTACGACCTGAACACCGAGAAGACGCCGGCCCAGATCACCATCACCGTCACATCCGGCCCGCCCTATACCCTCGCGTCGTATGACATGCGCTATGCAGAGAGCGGCGATGCCGGAGCCGCAGCCGGCGCTCCGCAAGTTCCGCCGCTTGAGGACCTTGGGCTCGCGATCGGCGATCAGGCCCGGGGCGCGGCGATCGTTGCGGCGGAAGGGCGGGCCATCGATCGGCTTCAGGACGAGGCCCACCCGTTCGCCAAGCAGGTCGACCGCAGGGTGGTGGTCGATCATGGCGCGAAGACGGTGGCGGTCGACGTGGTCATCGATCCCGGACCGCGCGCGGCGTTCGGGACAACCTCAGTCGAAGGTCTGGAGCGCGTCGAAGAGGATTACGTCCGCCAGTGGATCCCGTGGAAGGAGGGCGAACCCTACAGCGAACGGAAGGTCGCGGATCTACGGTCCGACCTGGTCAAGACCGGCTTGTTCGACAGCGTCGCGATCGACTATCCGCAGCAGCTCAACGCCGCCGGAGAACTGGACGCGACGCTCCAGGTGCAGGAAGGCAAGCCGCGGTCCATCGGCTTCGGCGTCGGGTATTCCACCGACCGCGGACCGGGCGCGAAGGTGTTCTGGCGCCACCGCAACCTGTTGGGGCGCGACGAGGACCTGGAGGTTTCGCTGGGTGGCGACCCTTTGCAGCAAGAGGGCTCGATTTCCTTTGTCCGCCCCAACCTGGGCAGGGAAGACCGCAACTTCTTCGCCGAGGCCCTGTTCAGGAACAACGCCACGGATGCCTTCGACGGGCTTGAAGCGAATGCGACCTCGGGGCTCGAGTGGCCGTTGTCGGAGCGATGGTCGGCGTCGCTCGCGGGCAGCATCGACTACAGTGATTTGACCGACAACGACGATCGTACCGAGAGTTTATTGTTCGGCGTGCCCGCCAGCGTGCGCTACCAGGGATCCGATGACGAGTTCAATCCGACCGAGGGCATTAACCTGGATCTGGCGGTAACGCCCTACACCGGCACGTCTTCGGAGAAATCGTTGCTGTTCAACGTCGCCGAGGGGACCGTGCGAGGCTACTACCCGATAGACGCCGATCGGCGCTATGTCCTTGCCGGGAGGTTGCGGCTGGGCTCGATCGTCGGCGAAGAAACCGAGGACATTCCCGCCAACAAGCGCCTCTATGCTGGCGGTGGCGGCTCGGTTCGCGGCTATGCGTTCCAGACCGTGGGGCCGCTGGATGCCGACGATGACCCGGTCGGCGGCCGCTCCAAGCTGGTGTTCAGCGCCGAGTTGCGCGCGCGGGTATGGGGCGACATCGGTGTGGTGCCGTTCGTCGACGGCGGCAACGTCTATGACTCCGTCCTGCCGGACTTTTCCGACCCCGTGCTGTGGGCAGCCGGCCTCGGGCTCCGCTATTACACCGGCGTCGGGCCCCTCAGGTTCGACGTGGCCTTTCCCATCAACCGCCGGGACGGTGTCGACGACTCATTCCAGTTCTACTTCAGCATCGGCCAGGCTTTCTGA
- a CDS encoding MFS transporter produces the protein MVALRDVHYGWVVVAAGTLAVFACIGIGRFALGMLLPPMGADLGLTYAEMGFVSSGNLVGYTIAVMAAGWLSRRFGSRLLIVVGLVTVAASMMAISLTHGFQGLLPLYVITGLGSGAANVPVMALVSFWFARRHRGKAAGLIVSGNGFAIILSGALVPAFAAGGASDGWRGAWLALGAIVLAVAAVCWLLVRHRPEEHDLAPFGGADRGAHAAGAGGDAEADRRAGALRRRTLAHLGAIYFLFGASYVIYATFIVTSLIDDHGFPDATAGAFWSWLGILSLVSGPVFGSLSDIIGRRAGLMVVFALHMAAYGLASAPLSDAFLFLSIALFGIAAWSIPSIMAAAVGDYMGADHAAAGFGTITVVFGIGQIVGPAIAGLAADAAGGFAVSFALAAALAAVAIVLSGFLHQPPPS, from the coding sequence ATGGTTGCCCTGAGGGACGTTCACTACGGCTGGGTCGTGGTCGCAGCCGGCACCTTGGCCGTGTTCGCCTGCATCGGCATCGGCCGCTTCGCGCTCGGAATGTTGCTGCCGCCGATGGGCGCCGACCTCGGGCTCACCTATGCCGAGATGGGGTTCGTCAGTTCCGGCAACCTCGTCGGGTACACCATTGCGGTGATGGCCGCAGGGTGGCTGTCGCGCCGGTTCGGCTCGCGGCTTCTTATCGTCGTCGGCTTGGTGACGGTCGCGGCATCGATGATGGCGATCAGCCTGACGCATGGTTTTCAGGGGCTCCTGCCGCTGTACGTGATCACCGGCCTCGGCAGCGGCGCCGCCAACGTGCCGGTGATGGCGCTGGTATCCTTCTGGTTCGCCCGTCGCCATCGCGGCAAGGCCGCCGGGCTGATCGTTTCGGGCAATGGTTTCGCGATCATCCTGTCGGGCGCTCTGGTGCCGGCGTTCGCTGCCGGCGGGGCGAGCGATGGCTGGCGCGGCGCCTGGCTGGCGCTCGGCGCCATCGTTCTTGCCGTCGCCGCGGTGTGCTGGCTTCTGGTGCGCCATCGGCCGGAAGAACATGACCTCGCGCCATTTGGCGGCGCTGACCGTGGCGCGCACGCCGCTGGTGCGGGCGGCGACGCCGAAGCGGACCGGCGCGCCGGCGCGCTGCGGCGACGGACCCTCGCCCACCTCGGCGCCATCTATTTTCTGTTCGGGGCGTCATACGTTATATACGCGACGTTCATCGTCACCAGCCTGATCGATGACCACGGCTTTCCGGATGCGACGGCGGGAGCCTTCTGGTCCTGGCTCGGGATCTTGAGCCTAGTGTCAGGCCCGGTGTTCGGGTCTTTGTCGGACATCATCGGGCGCCGCGCCGGGCTCATGGTGGTGTTCGCGTTGCACATGGCGGCCTATGGGCTCGCCAGCGCGCCGCTGTCGGATGCGTTCCTGTTTCTGTCCATAGCCTTGTTCGGCATCGCCGCCTGGAGCATCCCGTCAATCATGGCGGCCGCGGTCGGCGACTACATGGGGGCGGATCACGCCGCCGCCGGCTTTGGCACGATAACGGTGGTATTCGGCATCGGACAGATCGTTGGCCCAGCCATTGCCGGACTGGCGGCCGACGCCGCCGGCGGATTTGCCGTCAGCTTTGCTTTGGCGGCGGCACTGGCGGCCGTCGCCATCGTGCTCTCGGGCTTTCTCCACCAGCCGCCGCCGTCCTGA
- the folP gene encoding dihydropteroate synthase: protein MPETGDRRGGAPAAFAGVALDRPRLMGIVNVTPDSFSDGGETCDVVAAVGRGHALVADGADVIDVGGESTRPGATPVTPEAELRRVLPVVRELASAGITVSIDSRHASTMAACLDAGASIVNDVSGLSGDAAAMGVVADRGAHVILMHMQGDPQTMQMAPFYEDVTGEVHAWLAARVAACEAAGIPRARVAVDPGIGFGKTTEHNLAILTGLGAYRELGCVVVLGVSRKGFIGRLSRGEPPRQRVAGSVAAGLWAAAQGAHFLRVHDVFEMRQALSVWQALADVAGVDTGTRDHAVHP, encoded by the coding sequence ATGCCTGAAACGGGGGACCGGCGCGGCGGGGCGCCAGCGGCTTTTGCCGGCGTCGCCCTTGACCGGCCACGGCTGATGGGGATCGTCAACGTCACCCCCGACAGCTTTTCGGATGGCGGCGAGACGTGCGACGTGGTTGCCGCGGTTGGCCGCGGCCACGCGCTGGTCGCCGACGGAGCGGATGTGATCGATGTGGGCGGCGAGTCGACGCGGCCCGGCGCTACACCAGTAACCCCTGAAGCAGAATTGCGCCGCGTCCTTCCGGTGGTGCGCGAACTGGCGTCGGCCGGGATCACGGTCTCCATCGATTCGCGGCACGCGTCGACCATGGCTGCCTGTCTCGATGCCGGTGCGTCGATCGTCAATGACGTAAGCGGGCTTTCTGGCGATGCCGCCGCCATGGGCGTTGTCGCCGACCGGGGCGCCCACGTCATCCTTATGCACATGCAGGGCGATCCGCAAACAATGCAGATGGCGCCGTTCTATGAAGACGTGACGGGTGAAGTTCACGCTTGGCTGGCGGCGCGAGTGGCGGCATGCGAGGCGGCGGGCATTCCGCGCGCGCGCGTGGCGGTCGATCCCGGCATCGGGTTTGGGAAGACAACCGAGCACAATCTGGCTATTCTGACGGGGCTGGGTGCCTACCGCGAACTCGGCTGCGTGGTTGTCCTGGGTGTCTCTCGCAAAGGTTTTATCGGACGCTTGAGCCGCGGCGAACCACCGAGGCAGCGGGTCGCCGGCTCGGTGGCGGCAGGCCTTTGGGCGGCGGCCCAAGGCGCTCATTTCTTGAGGGTCCATGACGTTTTCGAAATGCGGCAGGCGCTGTCTGTGTGGCAGGCTCTGGCGGATGTGGCCGGTGTCGATACCGGGACTCGGGATCACGCGGTTCATCCATAG